In Kitasatospora sp. NA04385, a single genomic region encodes these proteins:
- a CDS encoding HD domain-containing protein, translating into MDEELELYPLPDEVLALLGELEAPPRLVAHLRLVHDVAVRLVDWTAERCPELVLDRAAVLFGAATHDIGKAVHRSELSGPGSAHEPAGRELLLAAGVEPRLARFAAGHADWGPSSGPEDLLVSLADKVWKDKRVPELEDLLVDALVRAGGGERWSWFLALDELLTAVGAAAGARLAHQARHPL; encoded by the coding sequence ATGGACGAGGAGCTGGAGCTGTACCCGCTGCCGGACGAAGTGCTGGCGCTGCTGGGCGAGTTGGAGGCGCCGCCGCGGCTGGTGGCGCACCTGCGGCTGGTGCACGACGTGGCGGTGCGGCTGGTGGACTGGACGGCCGAGCGCTGCCCGGAGCTGGTCCTCGACCGGGCCGCGGTGCTGTTCGGGGCGGCCACCCACGACATCGGGAAGGCGGTGCACCGCTCGGAGCTGTCCGGCCCCGGCTCGGCGCACGAGCCGGCCGGGCGGGAGCTGCTGCTGGCCGCCGGCGTGGAGCCCCGGCTGGCCCGGTTCGCGGCCGGGCACGCCGACTGGGGCCCGTCCTCCGGCCCCGAGGACCTGCTGGTCAGCCTGGCCGACAAGGTGTGGAAGGACAAGCGGGTGCCGGAGCTGGAGGACCTGCTGGTCGACGCCCTGGTGCGGGCGGGCGGCGGCGAGCGCTGGTCCTGGTTCCTGGCCCTGGACGAGCTGCTCACCGCCGTCGGCGCGGCCGCCGGGGCGCGCCTGGCCCACCAGGCGCGCCACCCCCTCTAG
- a CDS encoding TrkA family potassium uptake protein: MPNSNPPHDPGARPSRLTLSRFRDPGTDTTDPTRRIALPSRPTRPPTRQVARRLLLALGVLVATTLIVYADHAGYNDNADSSVSLLDSAYYATVTLSTTGYGDITPVSDTARLVNIFVITPLRVLFLIILVGTTLEVLTERTRLQWRIERWRQTVRDHTVVIGYGTKGRSAVDTLLGQGVPKDSIVVVDPQAKAIDQATHDGLVGVLGDATRAATLIRAELPRAAQVVVAPQRDDTAALITLTARQLNKGATVVAAVREDENAPLLRQSGADVVVTSSSSAGRLLGMSMLSPNAGSVMEDLLTYGNGLDVAERPVTKAEAGRSPRELDDLVVAVVRGRRVLNYTEPEAAALQLTDRLIVIKPGTPITH, translated from the coding sequence GTGCCGAATTCCAACCCGCCCCACGACCCGGGTGCCCGGCCGTCCCGTCTGACACTCAGTCGCTTCCGGGACCCGGGTACCGACACCACCGACCCCACCCGGCGGATCGCCCTGCCGTCCCGGCCGACCCGCCCGCCGACGCGCCAGGTCGCCCGCCGGCTGCTGCTGGCGCTGGGCGTGCTGGTGGCCACCACGCTGATCGTGTACGCGGACCACGCGGGCTACAACGACAACGCGGACTCCTCGGTCAGCCTCCTCGACTCGGCCTACTACGCCACCGTCACCCTCTCCACCACCGGGTACGGCGACATCACCCCGGTGAGCGACACCGCGCGGCTGGTGAACATCTTCGTGATCACCCCGCTGCGCGTGCTCTTCCTGATCATCCTGGTCGGCACGACCCTCGAAGTGCTGACCGAACGCACCCGCCTGCAGTGGCGGATCGAACGCTGGAGGCAGACCGTGCGGGACCACACCGTCGTCATCGGCTACGGCACCAAGGGCCGCAGCGCCGTGGACACCCTGCTCGGCCAGGGCGTCCCGAAGGACTCGATCGTGGTGGTCGACCCGCAGGCCAAGGCCATCGACCAGGCCACCCACGACGGGCTGGTCGGCGTGCTCGGCGACGCCACCCGGGCCGCGACCCTGATCCGGGCCGAACTGCCCCGCGCCGCCCAGGTGGTGGTCGCACCCCAGCGCGACGACACCGCCGCGCTGATCACCCTGACCGCCCGCCAACTGAACAAGGGCGCCACCGTGGTCGCCGCCGTCCGCGAGGACGAGAACGCCCCGCTGCTGCGGCAGAGCGGCGCGGACGTGGTGGTCACCTCGTCCAGCTCGGCGGGCCGGCTGCTGGGCATGTCGATGCTCAGCCCGAACGCGGGCTCGGTGATGGAGGACCTGCTGACCTACGGCAACGGCCTGGACGTCGCCGAGCGCCCGGTCACCAAGGCCGAGGCCGGACGCAGCCCGCGCGAGCTGGACGACCTGGTGGTGGCGGTGGTGCGCGGCCGCCGGGTGCTCAACTACACCGAGCCGGAGGCGGCGGCCCTGCAACTCACCGACCGCCTGATCGTCATCAAGCCGGGCACCCCGATCACCCACTGA
- a CDS encoding MBL fold metallo-hydrolase gives MTASPTDESARGRAPAPRPLEVEVFTGPESAFFATSSLVMGERTAILVDAQLTRSAGRELAEWTAAKGRELLAIVVSHRHPDHYFGAEEVLRLFPAAQLVAAPSVVEGIGRTAAAEVAAWKPVYGDDVPDRPLLPAPLLPQPLMIDGQLIRVLQLGQGDTAGSTITHLPGTRTVIAGDFVYNGTHVRTSDTDPDARGRWSRNLGLISDLGADRVIAGHRAPGMDDDAHRVLAFTAGYLRDFDEALHDHPEDPEALTAAMNERYGGLTLPAILEHGAAANTARREIPSTDDGTDRAGAAQAVDGER, from the coding sequence GTGACCGCGTCACCGACCGACGAGAGCGCCCGCGGCCGCGCGCCGGCCCCCCGCCCGCTGGAGGTCGAGGTCTTCACCGGCCCGGAGAGCGCGTTCTTCGCCACCTCCAGCCTGGTGATGGGCGAGCGCACGGCGATCCTGGTCGACGCCCAGCTGACCCGCAGCGCCGGGCGCGAGCTCGCCGAGTGGACCGCCGCCAAGGGCCGCGAGCTGCTGGCGATCGTGGTCAGCCACCGGCACCCCGACCACTACTTCGGCGCGGAGGAGGTGCTGCGGCTGTTCCCGGCCGCGCAACTGGTGGCCGCGCCCTCGGTGGTCGAGGGGATCGGGCGGACCGCCGCGGCGGAGGTCGCCGCGTGGAAGCCGGTGTACGGCGACGACGTCCCCGACCGGCCGCTGCTGCCCGCGCCGCTGCTCCCGCAGCCGCTGATGATCGACGGCCAGCTGATCCGGGTCCTCCAGCTCGGGCAGGGCGACACCGCGGGCTCCACCATCACCCACCTGCCGGGCACCCGCACCGTGATCGCGGGCGACTTCGTCTACAACGGCACCCACGTCCGGACGTCCGACACCGACCCGGACGCCCGCGGCCGATGGTCGCGCAACCTGGGCCTGATCTCCGACCTCGGCGCGGACCGGGTGATCGCCGGGCACCGCGCCCCCGGCATGGACGACGACGCGCACCGGGTGCTCGCCTTCACCGCCGGCTACCTGCGCGACTTCGACGAGGCGCTGCACGACCACCCCGAGGACCCGGAGGCGCTCACCGCCGCGATGAACGAGCGCTACGGCGGCCTGACCCTGCCGGCCATCCTGGAGCACGGCGCGGCGGCGAACACCGCCCGCCGGGAGATCCCGAGCACGGACGACGGGACCGACCGGGCCGGAGCGGCGCAGGCCGTCGACGGCGAGCGGTGA
- a CDS encoding GNAT family N-acetyltransferase → MDIRPSGEQDHQLFVETVHAAFALLPDPPGEDGTGVWWSAFEPERGLLARDADGRAIGTAGAYTFELTLPGGRIVPVSGVTAVGVLPSHRRRGVLTAMMRRQLAELRGRGEVLSVLLASESVIYRRFGYGPATYTRSLTVPRHRATLTPPRAGAEPDGTVELLRRERAVDLLEQVYDRYRRTRPGSVSRPHRWWARAAGRPPIAPEPRYIALHRDADGTPDGYASYAIEDGRSLVVDETVAVTDAAHTALVRYLLGHDLVQEVVLRHVPPDSPLPWQLVDHNAAQPGKHTDWLWARVLDVPGALTARGWSTDGTLVLDVDDPFLGEHHRHLLTVRGGEATCVPTDRDPDLSLDVSDLGSILLGGTTPSTLVRAGHLRAHHPAVPARADALFRADREPHCLHWF, encoded by the coding sequence ATCGACATCAGGCCCAGCGGCGAGCAGGACCACCAGCTCTTCGTGGAGACCGTGCACGCCGCGTTCGCGCTGCTCCCCGACCCGCCCGGCGAGGACGGCACCGGCGTCTGGTGGTCGGCGTTCGAGCCGGAGCGCGGCCTGCTCGCCCGGGACGCCGACGGCCGGGCGATCGGCACCGCCGGGGCGTACACCTTCGAACTCACCCTCCCCGGCGGGCGGATCGTCCCGGTCTCCGGGGTGACGGCCGTCGGCGTGCTGCCCTCGCACCGGCGGCGGGGCGTGCTCACCGCGATGATGCGCCGTCAGCTCGCCGAGCTGCGCGGGCGCGGCGAGGTGCTGTCCGTGCTGCTCGCCTCCGAGTCGGTGATCTACCGGCGCTTCGGCTACGGCCCCGCCACCTACACCCGCAGCCTGACCGTGCCCCGGCACCGCGCCACGCTCACCCCGCCCCGGGCCGGTGCCGAACCGGACGGCACGGTCGAACTGCTGCGCCGCGAACGGGCGGTGGACCTGCTGGAGCAGGTCTACGACCGCTACCGGCGCACCCGCCCCGGCTCCGTCTCCCGCCCGCACCGCTGGTGGGCCCGCGCCGCCGGCCGGCCGCCGATCGCCCCCGAGCCCCGCTACATCGCCCTGCACCGGGACGCCGACGGCACGCCCGACGGGTACGCCAGCTACGCGATCGAGGACGGGCGCAGCCTGGTCGTCGACGAGACCGTCGCCGTCACCGACGCCGCGCACACCGCGCTCGTCCGCTACCTGCTCGGCCACGACCTCGTCCAGGAGGTGGTCCTCCGGCACGTCCCGCCGGACAGCCCGCTGCCCTGGCAGCTGGTCGACCACAACGCCGCCCAGCCCGGCAAGCACACCGACTGGCTCTGGGCCCGGGTGCTGGACGTCCCCGGCGCGCTCACCGCCCGCGGCTGGAGCACCGACGGCACGCTGGTCCTCGACGTCGACGACCCCTTCCTCGGCGAGCACCACCGCCACCTGCTGACCGTCCGCGGCGGCGAGGCCACCTGCGTCCCCACCGACCGCGACCCCGACCTCTCCCTCGACGTCAGCGACCTCGGCTCGATCCTGCTCGGCGGCACCACCCCCAGCACCCTGGTCCGCGCCGGCCACCTCCGCGCCCACCACCCCGCCGTCCCGGCCCGCGCCGACGCCCTGTTCCGCGCCGACCGCGAGCCGCACTGCCTGCACTGGTTCTGA
- a CDS encoding NAD(P)H-quinone oxidoreductase, translated as MRAITIPEPGGPERLVWAEVPDPVPAAGEVLVEVAATAVNRADLLQRQGFYDPPPGSSPYPGLECAGRIAALGPGVAGWAVGDEVCALLAGGGYAQRVAVPAGQLLPVPKGLTVQQAAALPEVACTVWSNVFQVAHLRPGETVLLHGGASGIGTMAIQLAKAVGARVAVTAGSAERLARCAELGADLLIDYHRQDFVEEVAALGGADVVLDIIGAKYLQRNIDALAVNGRLVVIGLQGGTKAEVDLSALLAKRAALVATNLRGRPLGEKAAIVAAVREHVWPLVEAGVVQPVVDRVLPITEAAEAHRVVESGAQIGKVVLEL; from the coding sequence ATGCGAGCCATCACGATTCCCGAGCCCGGCGGCCCCGAGCGGCTGGTCTGGGCCGAGGTCCCCGATCCCGTCCCCGCGGCCGGCGAGGTGCTGGTCGAGGTCGCCGCCACCGCGGTCAACCGCGCCGACCTGCTCCAGCGCCAGGGCTTCTACGACCCGCCGCCCGGCAGTTCGCCGTACCCCGGCCTGGAGTGCGCGGGCCGGATCGCCGCGCTCGGCCCCGGGGTGGCCGGCTGGGCGGTCGGCGACGAGGTCTGCGCGCTGCTCGCGGGCGGCGGCTACGCCCAGCGGGTCGCCGTCCCGGCGGGCCAGCTGCTGCCGGTGCCGAAGGGGCTGACCGTCCAGCAGGCGGCGGCGTTGCCCGAGGTCGCCTGCACGGTGTGGTCGAACGTGTTCCAGGTCGCCCACCTGCGCCCCGGCGAGACCGTCCTGCTGCACGGCGGCGCCAGCGGCATTGGCACCATGGCGATCCAGCTGGCCAAGGCCGTCGGTGCCAGGGTCGCGGTCACCGCGGGCAGCGCCGAGCGGCTGGCCCGCTGCGCCGAGCTGGGCGCCGACCTGCTGATCGACTACCACCGGCAGGACTTCGTCGAGGAGGTCGCCGCGCTCGGCGGGGCCGACGTCGTCCTCGACATCATCGGCGCCAAGTACCTGCAGCGGAACATCGACGCCCTGGCCGTCAACGGCCGCCTGGTGGTGATCGGCCTGCAGGGCGGCACCAAGGCCGAGGTCGACCTCTCCGCCCTGCTGGCCAAGCGCGCCGCCCTGGTCGCCACCAACCTGCGCGGCCGCCCGCTCGGCGAGAAGGCCGCCATCGTCGCCGCCGTCCGCGAGCACGTCTGGCCGCTGGTCGAGGCGGGCGTGGTGCAGCCGGTGGTCGACCGCGTCCTGCCGATCACCGAGGCCGCCGAGGCGCACCGGGTGGTCGAGTCCGGCGCCCAGATCGGCAAGGTCGTCCTGGAGCTCTAG
- the manA gene encoding mannose-6-phosphate isomerase, class I, with product MDRLDNTVRDYAWGSATAIPELLGRPATGVPQAELWMGAHPGAPSRIERADGPVALDEVIAADPVAELGAASVERFGPTLPFLVKVLAAALPLSLQAHPTREQARAGYADEEARGVPLDAPHRNYKDDNHKPELICALSEFEGLCGFRHPAGAADLMASLGVPGLDPLIDLLRTKPEPEALAGALAVALGMTDAEGRETVAAVARAVTDAAPADPTGALAGYAFAAAECPGDPGLIAALLFNYVRLQPGEALYLGAGLPHAYLRGTGVEIMANSDNVLRCGFTPKHVDVPELLKVVRFEGGRPEVLRPEAGPDGERLYPVPIDEFRLSRYDLADRPATLPGHAPQILLCTAGTVELTSGGRTLTLHRGESAFLPADGAETVLTGPGATVFRSTVTLD from the coding sequence ATGGACCGGCTCGACAACACCGTCCGCGACTACGCCTGGGGTTCGGCGACCGCCATCCCCGAGCTGCTCGGACGGCCCGCCACCGGGGTGCCCCAGGCCGAGCTGTGGATGGGCGCCCACCCGGGCGCGCCGTCCCGGATCGAGCGCGCGGACGGCCCGGTCGCGCTGGACGAGGTGATCGCCGCCGACCCGGTCGCCGAGCTGGGCGCCGCGTCCGTCGAGCGGTTCGGGCCGACGCTGCCGTTCCTGGTCAAGGTGCTGGCCGCCGCGCTGCCGCTGTCCCTGCAGGCCCACCCGACCCGCGAGCAGGCCCGGGCCGGGTACGCCGACGAGGAGGCCCGGGGCGTCCCGCTGGACGCGCCGCACCGCAACTACAAGGACGACAACCACAAGCCCGAACTGATCTGCGCGCTCAGCGAGTTCGAGGGCCTGTGCGGCTTCCGCCACCCCGCCGGGGCGGCCGACCTGATGGCCTCGCTCGGCGTCCCCGGGCTGGACCCGCTGATCGACCTGCTGCGCACCAAGCCCGAGCCGGAGGCGCTGGCCGGGGCGCTGGCCGTAGCGCTGGGCATGACCGACGCCGAGGGCCGGGAGACCGTGGCGGCCGTCGCCCGCGCCGTCACCGACGCCGCCCCCGCCGACCCGACCGGCGCGCTGGCCGGGTACGCCTTCGCCGCCGCCGAGTGCCCCGGCGACCCCGGGCTGATCGCCGCGCTGCTGTTCAACTACGTCCGGCTGCAGCCCGGCGAGGCGCTCTACCTGGGCGCCGGCCTCCCGCACGCGTACCTGCGCGGCACCGGCGTGGAGATCATGGCCAACTCCGACAACGTGCTGCGCTGCGGCTTCACCCCCAAGCACGTGGACGTCCCCGAACTGCTCAAGGTGGTCCGGTTCGAGGGCGGCCGGCCCGAGGTCCTGCGCCCCGAGGCCGGCCCGGACGGCGAGCGGCTCTACCCGGTGCCGATCGACGAGTTCCGGCTCTCCCGCTACGACCTCGCCGACCGCCCCGCCACCCTGCCCGGCCACGCCCCGCAGATCCTGCTGTGCACCGCCGGAACGGTCGAACTCACCTCCGGCGGACGCACCCTGACGCTCCACCGGGGCGAGTCCGCGTTCCTGCCCGCGGACGGCGCCGAGACGGTGCTCACCGGCCCGGGGGCGACCGTCTTCCGCAGCACCGTCACGCTCGACTAG
- a CDS encoding protein kinase — MGQSERPDDGEDQRRDVPGEDARDGDAGGPEEATGPTEAIPAGPRTPGRGSAVPFPTVGDGRYRLTRRLGRGGMAEVFAAQDIRLGRTVAVKLLRSELAEDDTARLRFTREAHAVAALNHHSIVAVYDTGEEQHGGESTPYIVMELVEGRTVRELLVDEEAPPVDQALIITAGVLEALAYSHRHGIVHRDIKPANVIITTTGAVKVMDFGIARALAGGATTMTQTGMVMGTPQYLSPEQALGKSVDHRSDLYAAGCMLYELLTLRPPFVGETPLSVVYQHVQDAPVPPSRANDRVPPQLDALVMRALEKNPDDRFQSADEFRAHVQHALRQMHGAAGAGYPPGAAGLAAAAAAGAWERTPQTGSASLTEPMSPMAGGAGGADATEALPYRATSAYRTPAQPYPAVVGAGGGGDDGGEPGKPRRRNPWGWVLGAVALVLAATIGVALALTANNDKETPKEQRTTAPAQTPSAPASDEPVERPTTAAPTRTPSNGTHQQETPSSTPSPSASHSASPSASASASPSASASASASPSPTGTRTGGSTSSPSAPASSSPNAPSSPAAGGGSDAQ; from the coding sequence ATGGGTCAGAGCGAACGACCGGACGACGGCGAGGACCAGCGACGGGACGTGCCCGGCGAGGACGCCCGGGACGGGGACGCGGGCGGGCCCGAGGAGGCCACCGGACCCACCGAGGCGATCCCGGCCGGGCCCCGGACCCCCGGCCGCGGCAGCGCCGTTCCGTTCCCCACGGTCGGTGACGGCCGCTACCGGCTGACCCGGCGGCTGGGCCGCGGCGGGATGGCCGAGGTGTTCGCCGCCCAGGACATCCGGCTGGGCCGCACCGTCGCCGTCAAGCTGCTGCGTTCGGAGCTCGCCGAGGACGACACCGCCCGGCTGCGCTTCACCCGCGAGGCGCACGCCGTCGCCGCGCTCAACCACCACTCGATCGTCGCGGTCTACGACACCGGCGAGGAGCAGCACGGCGGGGAGTCCACCCCGTACATCGTGATGGAGCTGGTCGAGGGCCGCACCGTGCGCGAGCTGCTGGTGGACGAGGAGGCGCCGCCGGTCGACCAGGCGCTGATCATCACCGCCGGGGTGCTGGAGGCGCTGGCCTACAGCCACCGGCACGGCATCGTGCATCGCGACATCAAGCCGGCCAACGTCATCATCACCACCACCGGCGCGGTCAAGGTGATGGACTTCGGCATCGCCCGCGCGCTGGCCGGCGGCGCCACCACCATGACCCAGACCGGCATGGTGATGGGCACCCCGCAGTACCTGTCGCCCGAGCAGGCCCTCGGCAAGTCCGTCGACCACCGCTCCGACCTGTACGCGGCCGGCTGCATGCTGTACGAACTGCTCACCCTGCGGCCGCCGTTCGTCGGCGAGACGCCGCTGTCGGTGGTCTACCAGCACGTCCAGGACGCGCCGGTGCCGCCGTCCCGGGCCAACGACCGGGTGCCGCCGCAGCTGGACGCGCTGGTGATGCGGGCGCTGGAGAAGAACCCGGACGACCGGTTCCAGAGCGCCGACGAGTTCCGCGCCCACGTGCAGCACGCGCTGCGGCAGATGCACGGCGCGGCCGGCGCGGGCTACCCGCCGGGCGCGGCCGGGCTGGCCGCGGCCGCCGCGGCCGGTGCCTGGGAGCGCACCCCGCAGACCGGCTCCGCCTCGCTCACCGAGCCGATGAGCCCGATGGCGGGCGGGGCGGGCGGGGCGGACGCCACCGAGGCGCTGCCGTACCGGGCCACCTCGGCGTACCGGACGCCCGCGCAGCCCTACCCGGCGGTGGTCGGGGCGGGCGGCGGCGGCGACGACGGCGGGGAGCCGGGCAAGCCGCGCCGCCGCAACCCGTGGGGCTGGGTGCTGGGCGCGGTCGCGCTGGTGCTCGCCGCCACCATCGGGGTCGCGCTGGCGCTGACCGCCAACAACGACAAGGAGACCCCGAAGGAGCAGCGGACCACGGCGCCGGCGCAGACGCCCAGCGCCCCGGCCTCCGACGAGCCGGTCGAGCGGCCCACCACGGCGGCGCCGACCCGCACCCCGAGCAACGGCACCCACCAGCAGGAGACGCCGAGCAGCACGCCCTCGCCGTCCGCCTCGCACTCGGCCAGCCCGTCCGCGTCCGCCTCGGCCAGCCCGTCGGCCTCGGCGTCGGCCAGTGCGTCGCCGAGCCCGACCGGGACCAGGACGGGCGGGTCGACGTCCTCCCCGTCCGCGCCCGCGTCCTCCAGCCCGAACGCGCCCAGCAGCCCGGCGGCCGGGGGAGGGTCGGACGCCCAGTAG
- the dnaB gene encoding replicative DNA helicase, with product MTGPQYDDHDAPPPPEDDWQPSDDAFPLDAFPDVPGDRLPVSRRSNGQSGSSGGRDGGREGGRDGGSGGREGGSGGGFQRRDGGKGGDRFSGKGERRDRDGEREGGFGGEGFERVPPQDLAAEQSVLGGMLLSKDAIADVVEVLKPADYYRPAHELIHGAILDLYARGEPADPITVAGELTKRGELTRVGGASYLHTLVNSVPTAANAEYYAEIVHERAVLRRLVEAGTRIAGMGYAAEGDVDDIVNAAQAEIYAVTEQRTNEDYAPLADIMEGALDEIEAIGSRSGQMSGVPTGFADFDQLTNGLHPGQMIVIAARPAMGKSTLALDFARACSIHNNLPSVIFSLEMGRNEIAMRLLSAEARVALHHMRSGNMTDDDWTRVARRMPEVSAAPLYIDDSPNLSMMEIRAKCRRLKQRNDLRLVVIDYLQLMQSGGSRRAESRQQEVSDMSRNLKLLAKELEIPVIALSQLNRGPEQRTDKKPMVSDLRESGSIEQDADMVILLHREDAYEKESPRAGEADLIVAKHRNGPTATITVAFQGHYSRFVDMTRDVT from the coding sequence GTGACCGGCCCCCAGTACGACGACCACGACGCCCCGCCGCCCCCGGAGGACGACTGGCAGCCGTCCGACGACGCCTTCCCGCTCGACGCCTTCCCCGACGTCCCGGGCGACCGCCTGCCGGTCTCCCGCCGCTCCAACGGCCAGTCCGGTAGTTCCGGCGGCCGCGACGGCGGGCGCGAGGGCGGGCGTGACGGCGGCTCCGGCGGGCGCGAGGGCGGCTCCGGCGGGGGCTTCCAGCGGCGCGACGGCGGCAAGGGCGGCGACCGCTTCTCCGGCAAGGGCGAGCGCCGCGACCGGGACGGCGAGCGCGAGGGGGGCTTCGGCGGCGAGGGCTTCGAACGCGTCCCGCCGCAGGACCTGGCGGCCGAGCAGTCCGTGCTCGGCGGCATGCTGCTCTCCAAGGACGCCATCGCGGACGTCGTCGAGGTGCTCAAGCCCGCCGACTACTACCGCCCCGCCCACGAGCTGATCCACGGCGCGATCCTCGACCTCTACGCCCGCGGCGAGCCCGCCGACCCGATCACCGTGGCCGGTGAGCTCACCAAGCGCGGCGAGCTCACCCGGGTCGGCGGCGCCTCCTACCTGCACACCCTGGTCAACTCCGTCCCCACCGCGGCCAACGCCGAGTACTACGCCGAGATCGTCCACGAGCGCGCCGTCCTGCGCCGCCTGGTCGAGGCCGGCACCCGGATCGCCGGCATGGGCTACGCCGCCGAGGGCGACGTCGACGACATCGTCAACGCCGCCCAGGCCGAGATCTACGCCGTCACCGAGCAGCGCACCAACGAGGACTACGCGCCGCTCGCCGACATCATGGAGGGCGCCCTCGACGAGATCGAGGCGATCGGCTCCCGCTCCGGCCAGATGTCCGGCGTCCCCACCGGCTTCGCCGACTTCGACCAGCTCACCAACGGCCTCCACCCCGGCCAGATGATCGTCATCGCGGCCCGCCCGGCCATGGGCAAGTCGACCCTCGCACTGGACTTCGCCCGGGCCTGCTCGATCCACAACAACCTGCCGAGCGTGATCTTCTCGCTCGAAATGGGCCGCAACGAGATCGCCATGCGCCTGCTGTCGGCGGAGGCGCGGGTGGCGCTGCACCACATGCGGTCGGGGAACATGACCGACGACGACTGGACGCGGGTGGCCCGGCGGATGCCGGAGGTGAGCGCGGCGCCGCTGTACATCGACGACTCGCCGAACCTGTCGATGATGGAGATCCGGGCCAAGTGCCGGCGGCTCAAGCAGCGCAACGACCTGCGGCTGGTGGTGATCGACTACCTGCAGCTGATGCAGTCCGGCGGTTCGCGGCGGGCGGAGAGCCGGCAGCAGGAGGTCTCGGACATGTCCCGGAACCTGAAGCTGCTGGCCAAGGAGCTGGAGATCCCGGTGATCGCGCTCTCCCAGCTGAACCGAGGCCCCGAGCAGCGCACCGACAAGAAGCCGATGGTCTCCGACCTGCGCGAGTCCGGCTCGATCGAGCAGGACGCCGACATGGTCATCCTGCTGCACCGCGAGGACGCCTACGAGAAGGAGTCCCCCCGCGCGGGCGAGGCCGACCTGATCGTGGCCAAGCACCGCAACGGCCCGACCGCGACCATCACGGTGGCCTTCCAGGGCCACTACTCGCGCTTCGTCGACATGACTCGGGACGTGACCTGA
- a CDS encoding bacterial proteasome activator family protein — MAVGTAPAGGLGRGGEDDEPRELPVTEMVEQPAKVMRIGSMIKQLLEEVRAAPLDEASRARLKDIHASSIKELEMGLAPELVEELERLSLPFADDTIPTEAELRIAQAQLVGWLEGLFHGIQTALFAQQMAARAQLEQMRRALPPGLPGAEGDQEEGPGRGIRSGPYL, encoded by the coding sequence ATGGCCGTGGGCACCGCGCCGGCCGGCGGACTGGGGCGGGGCGGCGAGGACGACGAGCCGCGCGAGCTCCCGGTGACCGAGATGGTCGAGCAGCCGGCGAAGGTGATGCGCATCGGCAGCATGATCAAGCAGCTGCTGGAGGAGGTGCGGGCGGCGCCCCTGGACGAGGCGAGCCGGGCGCGGTTGAAGGACATCCACGCCAGCTCGATCAAGGAACTGGAAATGGGCCTGGCCCCGGAGCTGGTCGAGGAGTTGGAGCGGCTGTCGCTGCCGTTCGCCGACGACACGATCCCGACCGAGGCCGAACTGCGCATCGCCCAGGCGCAGTTGGTGGGCTGGCTGGAGGGCCTGTTCCACGGCATCCAGACCGCGCTGTTCGCCCAGCAGATGGCGGCGCGGGCGCAGTTGGAGCAGATGCGGCGGGCGCTGCCCCCCGGTCTGCCCGGCGCGGAGGGTGACCAGGAGGAGGGTCCGGGCCGCGGAATCCGTTCCGGTCCGTACCTGTAG